The genomic window GACCCGGCGCAAGCGAGCCCGGGCCACACCCACAGGGGGCTCGGTCCGGGACTCGTTACCTCTTGGCAGGGGTCGGAGAGGGCAGGCAGCAGCTCGGGACCTGGAGGCGACAGGAGCAGGAGACAGACGAGACGCTGGCAGAGGTGACGccaacagaggcaggcagagtagGAGGGAAGGGACTGCGGCAGGATCTGTCGAGGAAAAATCTTGCAGACAGCGATCCCTCCTCGCCTTTTAAGCTCAGCCACGCGCGCCCCCCGCAGGGGCGGGCCTTCGGGAACTGACGGAGCCCACTGGCTCCCGCGGCTGcgctctcactcactctctccttCCCTAGCTGCAGCTAACTCGGGTCGGGAAAATGCGACAGCGACTGCCCACTCGAGGTCGTCATGGCGACAGCCAGTGAACGTGTTCCTCTCCTCGGGCAGGCCCCCGAGTGTAGAGGAACTGCTTCGCGAGGCGCAGCTCAATCTCCAGAGCCTGTTGCAAGGTACTGCGAGGGCGGGGGGCTGCCTAGAGGCGGCTGCACAGCAGGAGGGAGGCAAAGAAGAAACGGGGAGccgcaaaagaaaggaaaacagttcCAAACCACCTCTCTTTTCACCTTCCAGACTAAAGATGCTAAGATTCTGTTTCCAGGGCTgttgctctctccctccctttttggTTCAGTAGTCCAAAAAGGGAGAACGGATGCAGGCTAAGACAGGGCAGTGGTCAAGCGATTCACGGAAAAGGAAATGAGAGACTCCCTCAATGAGGACCCACATTCCTTCCAGCCCTCCGATTATATAGCCCATACCTTGGAATTCTGGCACCAGAAAACAAAGGGGTCTCATCTTACCTGGACTCCACACACTCTGCTCTTGGAATAACCTCCCGCCACAATGAGCTCCTCCATACAATCACATCACCAAGCTGTCTTAGCTTAGTGGTAACGTGTGCAGGGCCCAAGATTCTATgtccagcaacacacacacacacaaaagggcaTCTCTTGCCACCTGAGTTTCTCTTACTACTTGAGTTTTACAGAAACACTGGACACGGGTCTGGATCCCCCAGGAGGTGTCCAATGGAtactaaatatacaaaatatcttATCAGTTCTTATATCTCCATGCCAGCATATATTAATCCCAATGCAGAATAGAAAACATCTGATGCACCTCCCAACTGGGATACAGCTGAAACCCCCAACTCCCTGTCAAGAGCAGTAGTGGCCTTAGAGAAGCAAGATGCTAAGAGATAACCATGAGCCCTGTGTCCAACAAGGAAGAGTCAGCatagagggggggggaggggaggtgctgGTTTAGCACAAGCAGAATTAGGACCAGTAAGCAGAAACTCAGAGAGAGGCACACTCTACCTCCAGACAAAGAAAAACTTCCAAAATGCCCAGGGCCCACAGTTCAAAGGGAGGAGTGCTCTTTGGGTGTCTGCCCTGAGACCCAGCCCTGAGAGCAGACCTCAGTACCACATCCAGAGTCTGTTCGAATGCACCCAGAGCCTAGAATGCCCATTCTgagctctctctttctgcctttcatcTAAGCCTTGGCTTTGGTGAAGCCCATTCGAATCTTACTCATACTCATGGCATCACATGTTTCTGAACTTTGGTGTCTTCTATGCCACCACCTTCAGTTTCCTTACTTTTAGCCTTCCTAGACCTGACCCCACTCACAGTGGAACCAGACCTAGAAAACATCAAGTGTGAGTTCTTacggccaggtatggtggcacaagcctgtatgtaattccagcactcaagagactgaggcaggaggatcttgagttctgagaccagcctgggctacatgcaaAACTTGGTCTCAAAGAAAACAGAGCAAACGTAAGTTCTCACAATCCAAGACAGGGTTCCAGACTGGACTTCTCAGGGTGgttctcttcctgcctcctgcaCATTGCTCCTGGGTAGTGCTGGAGAACACCGGAAGAGCTGCAGCGCCTCAGAGAACGGAACTTTAGCAAAGGATGGCTACATCCTAAGTGTTGGCTCCCAGCTGAGCACTTAAGGTGGGGACCACTAAGAGAAAACATGGTCCCCCAAAGCAGCACAGCTTGGATTTACtgactttctttcctcttctaccCTCATGGTCCTCGAAACCAAGCCCTTTTCCATTTCTGAATCCAATGGCCAGAAAATAGCTCAAAGAAGCAATCGAGTCAGGCTGAGCAGCTTAGTGCAGGAGACTGGCTCATGGTCCTCCCCTAGCCTGGCACCTGGCTGAGGCCCCCTAGAGTGTGTCTCCACTATGCTGTTTTTCAGAAGAGTATGAGGAACAGTATTCGGAGGCCAGACTTCTGGGGCAGACCTTCCGCTCTTCTGATGAGGCCCCTGAGCCTACTCCCAGTCCAAGGCCCCAGTCTGCCAAGCGTCTGGAGTTTGTATTGATGGTGAGTTGCCTCTGCCCCAACCTGGGAGAGCCAGCGTGCACCCACCGACAAGGGATCTCGAACTGTTTATGtgacctctccccacccccaccccggaagCTGCTCTTCATCTCTGCTCACTAGAAGGGAAGGGTCCTGTGCAGTGGGCGCCTAGCCAGGCAGCCTGTACATGCTTGCCTGCATTCAAGAGGACGTCTCCAATCATTCTGCCTAAGCAGCCATCCTATGGGCGCCTGCACCTCGCCACTCAGAAGCACACCCTTTCCATCACCCTCTCTCCCAACAGCCTGCAAACCGGCAGCTGAGCGAGGATGAGACCACGACCCAGGGTGTGAGGGCCCCCGAGGCCTGCCTGAGCCTGTCTACTGCCAACAAGCAAACTGCCTGGAATGACCCCTTCCCTCTACCCATCCTAAAGGAGAAGCTCTGGCTTCAGCCCTGCTCCACTCAGTCTGACCTTGTGCCAATCAACATCTCTGGTAGAGTTGCTGAGAACCACCTGTCTGCTTCCCTTCATGCAGCCGGGCCTATCCTCTCCAAACGCACTgggagctggggagggagggccACTCTGTCTGCTACTGGCTCATCCTGCACTGTCCAGGTCATGACTCCTCAGGGAGTGGAGGCTTGCTGAAGAGGGGACTGTGACCGCTCTTCCCTCACCTTCCCCCATCTGCACTGCCGAGATAACTGATAAACCATGCAATAGCGAACAAAGAGTTCTTTACAGGATGCGCCGAACGAACTTGCTGAACTTGGGTGTTGAGTTTAAATGGAAACAAAGtttgtaaattttgtttgtttcggGTAAAGATAATGTTATAAACCCAAAGCTGGGTCTGGAACATAGAAATAATAGCAGGAGAGCGGAAGCAGAGTACGTGTGGTTTAATTGTGGCATAACAAGGCAAGGGGACACAAAAGACACagggaaaagacagaaagaccaaAAAGGGGGGCCCAGGATGACCCTGAGAATAGTGAGAAAGCATTTGCATTTGTCTTAGTTCCTTTTCCCATTGCTATGATAACAGACCCAGACAAAAGGAACTATGAGTAAAAGAGTATATAGTGGGGCCCAGTTCATGGTACGGTTCGCCAAAGGCAGACAGAACATGAAAGCACCTGGTCACACTGGGTCCACACAAAAGAAGCAAAAGATGGTGAATGCTTGCTGCTTCTCAGTTCCCTTATCCCATCTGTAGGGTCCGGGATCCCCTGCCACAGTTAGGCTGGGTTTTCTTGTGTAAGTTAAGTCCATCCCCACAGGCACACCCAGAGGCacatctcccaggtgattctaggccCGGGCAAGCTGACAGCACTATGTCCCCGGGCAAGCTGACAGCACTATGTCGGTCTCCAGGTTAGGGGCCCACGGACTCCTGCTTTCACTCCAGTGGCTGTAAGGAAAGGGGCCAGTTCTATCAGGAAACAAGACATGGGGCCCTAGGAGAGCGAGACCTCAGAAAACTGAAGGAGCAAGAGGAAGCCTGGAAGTTAGTATGGCTGCTACTGTGTTGAGGAAAGTTGGTAGAAGCATTGAGGACAGCTCTCTGGCTCTGTGTGCGCATGCTCCTTGGGTATGGGTCCATGCACTGTTCCCAGAGTCATCTTGAAAAAGGGGCAGGAAGTAGAGCTCATGGCCTAGGGAATTTTGCCAAGGGGAGTAAAACCACCAGATGAGACTCACAAAGCAACAATGTTCTAAATAGCTATCTCACTTGCAGGCTGTTCTTGAGTTTCTCCTGTGGAGCCATTTGCTGGGAAGGGGCTGTagtagtggggggggggcaaggtcTGCTCAACCAGTTGTCTAGTGAGAGACATGGAGGGGAACTGCCTGTCTAGCCCCATGGACCATCATCTCATCCTGACTTTGCCCAAGCAAACTGCAGAACTAAAGGCTAACCCAGCACTGCAAGAGAATTAGCTAGGGCTCAGTGAACACAAACTGCAGGTGGCTATAGACTATCCGGCTGCTTCTTAAATGATGAGGTCAGTAGAAGATAGCATCTTCACCTGGACCCTGTGAAGACCTAGAGAAAGCATCCTAGCTAACTCTAGGCATGACAGAACATACTTGTAATCCCGTcgctctggagacagaggcagggtgaTGAGGTAAGGTCCAGGCTAGACTCACAAAAGCAATGCCCAGGAGTCCGGAGTGCATCCCAGTGGCAGAGCACGTGCTTTGAATATAGAAGGCTCTAGATGCTATCTCCGGCTCCAGAGGAGAAACTTTAATGATCACAATCAGATGCCATCTACCCCCAGCCCAGCACTCCTACTCTGCACGCAGTGATGCTCACCCCTGCCCCAAGGACTCCTAGACCCTTCTACCTAGGCCCTCCTCCCAGAAAGTTGAATGTTCTGGAGTTAAGGTCATGGAATTTCAAAAGCTACGCAATTTATTTCGGTATAGAGCCAGAGTTGAAAAAGCACTGCCCCAGTAAACCTATGAAGTCTAGGTaaaccatgtatgtatgtgtgtatacccaACACCAAATTGGGAGGGATGGGGAAGAAGTGTCACCGGCCTGGATGCTCTTCATGCTCATTGCTACTGTCATCATCCCTTCTCTCTACCGCAGTCCAGCTTCCTCCGTACTGTAAACAGAAACCAGGATGCACCCAAGTGTCTTTATTTTGACTACAGGGCAGCAGTTTGATAGACATGCAAGTTTTCGACACTCGTTGTTTAACACAGAGACAGCCGTGAACCCCAAATCCACCCTGAGGCGGAGGCGGACCATTATTGGATTCTCTAACTTTTCTCAGCGAGACCAAGGTGACCCCAATACAGTTGATCCCCTCAAATCTTttcccccacccttcccactATTCCTGCCATGCAAATGGCATTGTGGCAGTAGAGTACTAGAATAATTCTGGGGAGAGGGACTTTGAATATCCTGAGAAGGCCAATGTGGTAATTAAATGTTAACCAGGGGCTTTTAGAAAGACCAGCAATTGAGTTTGGAGAGCAGATATCTCAGGCTAATAAATCCTTAACAATAAATCCTGaacaaaaaaattattgtttgccattacaaatggaaaataatttaggTATGAAGTACGCATCTTTTATCCCAGCACCCAGtaccagaggcaggaggattgtctcCAGTTTAAGGACAGCTTGGTCTccatgagttctaggtcagccaaggACTAATAATGAggtcttgtctcagaaaaaaatgttaacataTATGCAAAATTAGGCAAATAGGTAAAAGTGGGGAGCCATCCCCCAACTCGTCATCTTGTATTGACTACAATGCAAGTCACTGTAGGAACTTAAGTTATTTGTGTAGTCTGCCTATCATGTGCCTGGGATATAGTCAACATTCAACAAATGCTGGCTATTATGAATTATCGTATCGGTAaagtagtaataatagtaattttaTAACAGTCATAGCTGTGATTGTGAGAACAGTTTTAGAGACTGGAACATCTGAATGATGTGGTCACATCTGTGAGTTATCCTAAGTCTTTTATGTTCAAAGGTAAAAAGTGACAGATGCAGAAAATACAGCATTCTGGCAAACTCCAGATCTATTGCTGGGGCTGTGAGCCACAGGGTGCTGTGGTCTTAAGTCAgtttagaaactttttttttctcatctcaagattgataaaccctgaGGTCTGCTTATTTCATGAGTCCAGGGAGAAAGTATGGGGGAAACCTAAGGTAGCCCTATGTGACACTTCTACTCTGAAAAGAGTCATCAAAGCTGGAAAGCCTTTAGCAGCCATCTGGCCAATTCAAGGGTACCCTGTGACTCACTGTGTGGTGATGGGCAAGAACCCAACTTCCCCCAGCATTCTCATCTGTGAAAAGAAGCAAGGAATTCTGACAAAGCTGTTGGCAAATGGTGCTTGGCACAAAGTTAATGTTCTTGTCCCAAACAGCTGATGGGAGATCCCTTGTTGTACCACTAACGTGTATCTTCCATCCCCAGGTCACATCAGCAGCCCCACAGACAGCCTGGCCCGCTCTGCCACCGCAGACTTCAGGCCTGGCCACTCAGCTCCACAAGTTGTCCAGGGAAGAGTCGCTATTGGGCAGGAAGCTCGGTTCCCAAGTCTCACCTCACCAGGACTGAGACACTCTTCTAGTGAGCCCGGAGACACTCACCAGGCACTCAGTGGCTCAGACCCTCCCGGCATGGAGAGCATGGCAGTGGTGTACAGTGTCCCCAGTTCTTGCAAcggaccaacagagtcaacattCTCCGCTACCTGGAAGGGAGATGCTTTCACATACATGACCCCAAGTGTCAGCAGCCAGGGCAATCAAGTCggtgaaaatggaaaaaaccctTCCTCGGGGAATTCTTGGGTCCCTCTGAACACACTCCCACCGCTGGTTCCTAAGGAGGCGGCCACACTCTTCGTCAGCCGTGATAACCCAGCAGGATGCACTGGCCTACCCAGCTACTCTGAACACCCCACTCTTCGAAGACAGATACCAGAAAGACCTCCCAAGATTGGCCTTCTTGCCCGTGGTACCTCAAGGCTGGAAACAGGCCCAGGTGGGACCAACAGGTTCCGGGAGCGGTCACTGTCTGTGCCTACAGACTCCGGTGTTACTTCAGTGGACTATGAAGAACAACAGAAGGCCAGTGAGGCCCGCATCCTGCCTTATGCCAGTACAAGCTCTGAGGGCAGTAACAGTACTGACAACATTGCGGCCCTCAGCTCTGAGCAGGAGGCACGGCACAGAAGGCAACGATCCAAAAGTATTTCACTCAAGAAGGCCAAAAAGAAGCCCTCTCCACCCATGCGAAGTGTCTCACTCGTCAAAGATGAGCCAGCCCTCCCACCAGAAGGCGAATTGGTACTGCCCAAGGACCAGCGGCCCAGGAGCCTTTGCCTCTCCTTGGAACACCAAGGGCACCATCCACCTCACCCAGACACTCAAAGTCACCCAGCTGTGCCAATACTCAAAGATCCAGAAGGTACGCAGTTCTCTCACCACTGGTATCTTACTGACTGGAAGTCTGGTGACACCTACCAATCCTTGTCGAGCTCCAGCACTGCCACCGGCACCACAGTCATCGAGTGCACTCAAGTTCAGGGAAGCTCGGAGTCTCTGGCCTCCCCTTCCACCTCCAGAGCGACAACACCCTCCCAGCTCTCCATTGAGGTGGAAGCCAGGGAAGTAGCCTCCCCTGGGAGGCCCACTGGACTCATGTCCCCTTCCAGTGGTTACTCCAGCCAGTCAGAGACACCCACACCCACCGTCTCCATGTCCTTGACCCTGGGCCACTTCCCTCCTCCAAGCACTAGTGTCCGAGTACGTCCAGTGGTACCAGAAAGGAAGTCATCACTGCCCCCAACATCACCAATGGAGAAAATCTGCAAGTCGCGGTTATCATTTGACCTACCCCTGACCTCTTCAACCACCCTGGATCTGTCAGGCATGAGTATCTCCATTCGCAGCAAAACCAAGGTGAGCCGCCATCACTCTGATACCAATTTTGGGGCCAAACTGGCACAGAAAACTAGTCCAAACCAACCGATCATGCCCATGGTTACTCAGTCTGACCTCCGTTCTGTTCGTCTGAGGTCAGTCAGCAAGTCTGAGCCGGAAGATGACATTGAGAGCCCAGATTACACAGAGGAACCTGGAGCAGAAGAAGTCTTCACCTTGTCAGAGAGAAAAGTGAAGCCTCCCATAGCCGAGAAACCTCCACTGGCCCGAAGGCCTCCAAGTTTGGTCCACAGGCCGCCCTCTCTCCCCGGGGAGTATCCACTAACTTCTCCTACTATGGCTATGACACCCAGGAGCTCCATTCCACACATGAAGCAGCTCCCCCAAGACAGCTACACAGTGTTGCGGAAACCAAAGTCACCCAGCTTCCCTGGTGGGAGGAGCCCCGGAGAGTCAACAGCGTCCTCCAGCCAAGTCTTCTCACCTCTTGCCAGTTCCTCTGGTGCTTTCTTCTCAGGAACACAGCAACCTCCCCAGGCCAGTGTAGAAGACGGGGGCCCCAAGGCAAGAGCCCTGCCTGAAAGAATCAGCCTTCAGAGCCAGGAAGAAGCTGAAAAAAAGATGACCAAGATTCCACCTCCGGTACCAAAAAAGCCCAGTGTGCTCTAcctgcccctctcctcccctgtaGCTCAAATGGATGCCTCTGTGACAGAGCCAAGGCTGCCTTTCAGCCCTATCATCACCCTGGAGGAAGATGCCAAGTGTCCTTCCACTGGTGATGACCAGAAGTCACCTGCTAAAAGGGTGACTCCAACTCTTCACAttgacaaagaaaaagaggccatctctccaggtgaGTAAGCTGGCTTTTGGCTTTTCCCATCAGTTACAAGGAGGGATGGGGGTGAGGCTGCAGTTCAGAGCAAAAGCAACAGTGTGACCAAATCAGCAGGGGGCACATCTAGCCAGCTTGAGTTAACTCTGAAAAGGAACTTGGCCTTACTGTACCGACCCAGGACAGATCTCCAAGGCTACATCTGGACAATCTACCCTTGACTCAGGCATTACATTAGCACACTTGAACGTCCAGACTCCATCTCCCAAGCCAGGCATACAGTTCCTGCCCTAGCAGTCCAGCTCACCAGACTGTAGTTTTCTTTAGCCACACTAAATTTAGATTAATACACAGGACTCAGTACTAAGTTCAAGTGTTCTGGAAGGCTTGCAGGATTCTGAAATGACGTGCTGTGTTATCATCTCCTGCATCCTTTTTCAGAGTCTCTCAGAAGAAAGGGGAACAGTCTTCCTTAAATGAGTTGATTCTAAGTCTTCCTCTACCCATAAGACTAGGCTACTTAATGACTCCTTCTTGGTTGATGTTGTTTCtgtaggtttttgttttaaatgtaagaTATACACAACACTTACATTTTAACcatttgggggagggagggcacaGGTTGCATTGAGTGTCTTCCGCTATCATTCTttaccttttttgagacagtctcttacagaacccagagcTTATTtatggctagactggctggtcagcaaGTTCTGGGCATCCACCTGTTTCACAGGCCCAGATCTGAATCACTTGGGTCACAGACATGCATGGTGGTGTCTGGCTTTTACATGAGTGCCagggatccgaactcaggtcttcatgcttgcatagaagatgctttaccagctgagccacctccctggcTCCAACCcctcctttttttgagacagagtttcactgtgttATCTAGCTTGGCCTAGAAGTCACAACtctacctcagcctctcaagtgctgggactgtagaTGTATGCCATCACCCTTGGCTTAATTTCAGCCATTTTTACCCATGCAGTTcattagcagttaagaacactcatgtcactgggcatggtggctcacgcctgtaatcccagtgcttgggaggcagaggaaggtggatttctgagttcgaggccagcctggtctacagagtgagtttcaggacagccagggctatacagaaaaaccctgtctctcgaaaaaaaaaggggggggggaacattCACATCAAGTTACCCATCTCCATAATgtcttttatcttaaaaaaacGAAGGTCTATAGCCTTGAAACaactctccctttcctccctcctcccctgctgctCTGGTGACCACAGTTCTACTTTTCAGGCCTATAGATTTGCCTGTTCTGATGCTGAGTAGAATCATAgatttgtctttctttgtgacttgcttgtttttattaatGCCCTCAAGGCTCAATGATGTGTttctcatcattttttaaaacccTTAATACTGAACATCAAAATCTCATGACCTTCTTGAAGCTGATTTAGACTTTCAGTGTAAGTTAATCACTGTGCCGAAAGCAAGTGAGCATGTCAAAGCCATGGGTTATTTTCAAATAAGCTTCCTCCGACTCCACAGGCTCCATCCGATTCAAACAGGTCCCATCCCCCGCCCCCCACTGGGTGAGGATAATTGCTTTTCCCTGCTCTCGGTATCTTGagttttttaattatgtatttataacAAGGGGGGCTGGGGGATATAGCTCAGAGCCAGAGAGCTTATCtgcaaggtcctgagttccatccccagcactattttttaaaaacaaacaaacaagaaaagatgcTCAGACCACCTGTTTTAATGAAAAGCGTCCATGAGAACAGGGCTCTGGACCAGACTTCACCATGTAGGCATTGAATGGCCTGGGAGTAAATCATTAACCTTCAGAACTTCATGTTCCTCcttgaaaaaaatggaaacatcaAAAGTCTCTGCCCTGCTGTCCATCCAGAGTCGCTTTGAACATCAACTGAAATAATGAAATTGTATGTGCTTTGTCCTAGCTCTCATGGTCAAGGTCATTTCTTTTGGTTCTTATGCCTAGGGAGGTCTGTGGAACCGAGTGCCGAAGAGAAAAGTTTAATCAGTGATAAAACAGCCGAATGGAttgcagaggaggaggatgacgtGTTTGTGGCTTCCCGCACAACTGAAGATTTATTTACTGTGATACACAGGTcaggattattttctttcattgtaaTTGTAATTGCTTTCCCCTTCTCTACTTGAAGAAAGAACTGCTCCTCTGAGCAGCCATTAGAATTGCAAGTGAACATTAAGTCCAGGTACCTACATTTGTGAGCATAGTCTGGGGCCTCACATCTCAAATATACTGATGTCtttggaagaaggggaggaggggaggaccaGGTGCTGAGAGAGGCCCCTCGTCTCCTAGCAACTGCTTGGCCTATTGTGTCTCCATCTGCTCCCTCACAGCTCCGTCTGCAGTCAGAGACATTTAACCCTTCACAGAATTCCTTGTAGCACAGAATTCTATCTCAAGGTGACATGGAGCACTGGTCAGAATGTGAGAGCAGGGACTTAGGCAGAGGGGGATCAGAGGTGGGCATAGGGGCATGACACGGGGGTCTCTGAGCCCAGTTACTGGTGTGGAGCACCAGTTCAGACCAGTTCCAAAACCTCTGGCTGTCTTGATTCAGTCACTGAGCTACTGGCCTTGTCTCTTTTAAGTTTGTTCTTCATCTCAGAACTAATAAGGACTGAACCTGTAGCATAGGGCAAGAGATTACAGTTGTGGGCATTGAAAAGCTTGTGGAGAACAAAGGGCCCTGCAAGGGACCTGGGAGCTAAAGGTGAGGAGTAGCTTATCAGCACAAGGCTGTCATATGCACATGCGTACTGTCGAGCACATCCCTTGCCGGCAATTTTTCAAAGCTTTGCTGGCTTTCTGCTCTCCAAATTCCCTGAATTCCCTCAGACGAATCTTTCTCTCATTTAGGTCCAAAAGAAAGCTACTGGGCTGGAAAGAGACTGGGGAGGGCTTCACAGGAAGCAGACCCAGCTCCCATTCACCAGTGAAGAATACAGCTGATTCTCCCACCGGTGAGTCTGCTGCTGCCCCAGGGCCAAGCGGCAGTGCCTGCCTCGATGCTGGTAGAAATGATGATTTCAAGGCCTTGCTTCAGAAGAAGGGAAGTAAGGCCACTCCCAGGACCCGCCCCTCAGCGGCTGAGCTGCTGAAGACCACTAACCCTCTGGCTCGAAGAATTATTGCACAGTTCTCAAAAGACTACGAACCCACTGACAACCCCAGTACCTAAGCCCTGCTTCTTACTTACTAGACCTGAGTAGAGAAGGGGGAAGACAGAGGGCTTTAGAAAGGAACCAaccacaagaaaaacaaaagaatcgATGTCTTTGATGTTAACTCACACTCTGGACAGCAGAGAGGACCACACCACAATGGAGCTCACCGGGCACTCAGATaggcttcagactgtccacattTCTATTCTACCATCCTTGTCATGACTGGGCATCGGAGTCCTGCTTCTTGTCTCCCGCCACTGTGCACTAAGAGAGCCTCAGATTGGAGAGCTTGTATGCCCCCTTTTCCATGTCCTAGCTTCTTTGTCCATTGGCTCCTGTCACTGAGACGCACAGTAGGGAGAACAGATTGGGGACTTCCAAACCAGGCCTGGGGACAGAGGGTACCAGTTCCACTGCTGATTATCTACTCTCTTGAAGAGGCCTTGATGGCCCTTTgtgaagacacagaaagacaccaAGGCCTCCTCAACCACAGTGTGACTTTCCTCCAGAGAGAGTTCTACAGGCCTGCACTAATTACAGCATGGGGTTGGTTGGATGGCTTTCGTGGTGCAAAATATGAATGTGACTCTTCCAAAACTTCATGCCTTTTTCAGTTTGATTGTCTATGCGGAGATCAGGGTGATGAGTTTTAATAAACTtctaggacccccccccccccgttagcTAGAAAAGATGGGACTGGGTAGTGTTGACTGAACCAAGCTCAGCAAATGAATGAGACATTTGTTCACTCAAATCTAGCCAAGGTAACTCGCATGCACGCCTTGAGGTCTCTCGAGCGTCTGTCAACTTGGGTAGCCAGGATCTGTGCCCAGCTCATGCTGTATACTCCAAGAACTCTCATCTTACTTGCATGTAACATTCATTACAGGAAGTGTGTAGGTGAAGGACTGACATAATCGAAGACCCCAGGAGTGGAAAGTAAGTGTGTCTTGTCCTGATACCATTCGATTCAGATTGtgcagtttgttttttgttttttgtttttttgtggttgcttggattttgTTTAAAAGAACTCTGACTCCTTCAAATGTCAAGAACCtgtatactgaaaaaaaaaaaaaagatctactcAAAATCAAAAGGGCAGCCTTGCTATGGCCCAGAATACAAAGGGCTACTTTTTGCCATCTAGGTACTGCTATTTGGCCAACTTTCATTTCGCTGTGGTGGAGGACAGCAGAGGAGCTAAGATCTATAGAATGCGGAAAGACTTCCGGAACATGctttgcaaaaacaaacaaacaacaacaacaaaaatggttcCCTGACCCCTTCCTTCTGTACCCCCGCCTCCTGCACCTCTGCCCTACCAGATTCCTTGCTTACTCTCCTGCAGGATGCAGCAAGAGGCCAGAAACAAGCAGATCTCCATTTTGATAATACTTCTCAATGAGAATCAAGCTCTTAGCTCAACTGCCCACACTCCAGCAAGGCAACGTGGctgaaactgaaataaaactcCACTGAGTGCTGAGAAGACTCAGGCCCCTGGCATGGAAGCCTTAGGCTGAAATCCTTGGTTGGGTTGGTCTAATTCTGAATTCTAGACA from Apodemus sylvaticus chromosome X, mApoSyl1.1, whole genome shotgun sequence includes these protein-coding regions:
- the Nhsl2 gene encoding NHS-like protein 2 isoform X3, whose amino-acid sequence is MPFYRRTVVPQRLCPRNPPQPLAELRDVSHLAALSLLRQLADLCGHSLALLEDLEGHLLALGRRTDSLYRRTVRLRRRLPCRLLGPEDDEELLGACHWVNGTRSLRARELANIASTGHISSPTDSLARSATADFRPGHSAPQVVQGRVAIGQEARFPSLTSPGLRHSSSEPGDTHQALSGSDPPGMESMAVVYSVPSSCNGPTESTFSATWKGDAFTYMTPSVSSQGNQVGENGKNPSSGNSWVPLNTLPPLVPKEAATLFVSRDNPAGCTGLPSYSEHPTLRRQIPERPPKIGLLARGTSRLETGPGGTNRFRERSLSVPTDSGVTSVDYEEQQKASEARILPYASTSSEGSNSTDNIAALSSEQEARHRRQRSKSISLKKAKKKPSPPMRSVSLVKDEPALPPEGELVLPKDQRPRSLCLSLEHQGHHPPHPDTQSHPAVPILKDPEGTQFSHHWYLTDWKSGDTYQSLSSSSTATGTTVIECTQVQGSSESLASPSTSRATTPSQLSIEVEAREVASPGRPTGLMSPSSGYSSQSETPTPTVSMSLTLGHFPPPSTSVRVRPVVPERKSSLPPTSPMEKICKSRLSFDLPLTSSTTLDLSGMSISIRSKTKVSRHHSDTNFGAKLAQKTSPNQPIMPMVTQSDLRSVRLRSVSKSEPEDDIESPDYTEEPGAEEVFTLSERKVKPPIAEKPPLARRPPSLVHRPPSLPGEYPLTSPTMAMTPRSSIPHMKQLPQDSYTVLRKPKSPSFPGGRSPGESTASSSQVFSPLASSSGAFFSGTQQPPQASVEDGGPKARALPERISLQSQEEAEKKMTKIPPPVPKKPSVLYLPLSSPVAQMDASVTEPRLPFSPIITLEEDAKCPSTGDDQKSPAKRVTPTLHIDKEKEAISPGRSVEPSAEEKSLISDKTAEWIAEEEDDVFVASRTTEDLFTVIHRSKRKLLGWKETGEGFTGSRPSSHSPVKNTADSPTGESAAAPGPSGSACLDAGRNDDFKALLQKKGSKATPRTRPSAAELLKTTNPLARRIIAQFSKDYEPTDNPST
- the Nhsl2 gene encoding NHS-like protein 2 isoform X2; the protein is MPFYRRTVVPQRLCPRNPPQPLAELRDVSHLAALSLLRQLADLCGHSLALLEDLEGHLLALGRRTDSLYRRTVRLRRRLPCRLLGPEDDEELLGACHWVNGTRSLRARELANIASTGQQFDRHASFRHSLFNTETAVNPKSTLRRRRTIIGFSNFSQRDQGHISSPTDSLARSATADFRPGHSAPQVVQGRVAIGQEARFPSLTSPGLRHSSSEPGDTHQALSGSDPPGMESMAVVYSVPSSCNGPTESTFSATWKGDAFTYMTPSVSSQGNQVGENGKNPSSGNSWVPLNTLPPLVPKEAATLFVSRDNPAGCTGLPSYSEHPTLRRQIPERPPKIGLLARGTSRLETGPGGTNRFRERSLSVPTDSGVTSVDYEEQQKASEARILPYASTSSEGSNSTDNIAALSSEQEARHRRQRSKSISLKKAKKKPSPPMRSVSLVKDEPALPPEGELVLPKDQRPRSLCLSLEHQGHHPPHPDTQSHPAVPILKDPEGTQFSHHWYLTDWKSGDTYQSLSSSSTATGTTVIECTQVQGSSESLASPSTSRATTPSQLSIEVEAREVASPGRPTGLMSPSSGYSSQSETPTPTVSMSLTLGHFPPPSTSVRVRPVVPERKSSLPPTSPMEKICKSRLSFDLPLTSSTTLDLSGMSISIRSKTKVSRHHSDTNFGAKLAQKTSPNQPIMPMVTQSDLRSVRLRSVSKSEPEDDIESPDYTEEPGAEEVFTLSERKVKPPIAEKPPLARRPPSLVHRPPSLPGEYPLTSPTMAMTPRSSIPHMKQLPQDSYTVLRKPKSPSFPGGRSPGESTASSSQVFSPLASSSGAFFSGTQQPPQASVEDGGPKARALPERISLQSQEEAEKKMTKIPPPVPKKPSVLYLPLSSPVAQMDASVTEPRLPFSPIITLEEDAKCPSTGDDQKSPAKRVTPTLHIDKEKEAISPGRSVEPSAEEKSLISDKTAEWIAEEEDDVFVASRTTEDLFTVIHRSKRKLLGWKETGEGFTGSRPSSHSPVKNTADSPTGESAAAPGPSGSACLDAGRNDDFKALLQKKGSKATPRTRPSAAELLKTTNPLARRIIAQFSKDYEPTDNPST